In a single window of the Deinococcus aetherius genome:
- a CDS encoding MFS transporter, which produces MTQTVSPPAALPVDDAIDRLGLGPFQWRLLAICGLTWAADAMEVLLMSFALPGISAAFGLGRGSAPATLLLTATFAGMLVGAVFWGWLADRVGRRTVFLTTVTLGVVFGLAGAFAPGVTWLVVARFLTGFAIGGTLPVDYAMMAEFVPTAWRGRFLVYLESFWALGTVAVAALAWGLSTAFEPAVAWRWLLALAALPGVVGLVARLGIPDSPRSLLARGRQGAARAALERVARSNRTALPDAPLAVPPPAPRVTPAALFRGAVSRRTALLALIWFGLSLGYYGIFSWLPSYLRAQGLDLGAVYRTSLLLALAQIPGYVLAAYLVEKVGRRATLVGYLAASALGAYLFLLADTANGVLLTSAGLSFALLGAWGALYAYTPELFPTPLRTTGMGFVSGMARLAGVLSPSVGALLLTGQLAVALTLFAACFAVAAVCGWAIGVETRGQRLPEAVG; this is translated from the coding sequence ATGACTCAGACCGTTTCCCCGCCCGCCGCCCTGCCCGTGGACGACGCCATCGACCGGCTGGGCCTGGGCCCCTTCCAGTGGCGCCTCCTCGCCATCTGCGGCCTGACCTGGGCGGCGGACGCGATGGAGGTCTTGCTGATGAGCTTCGCCCTCCCCGGCATCAGCGCCGCGTTTGGGCTGGGGCGTGGCTCGGCCCCCGCGACGCTCCTTCTGACCGCCACCTTCGCGGGGATGCTCGTGGGCGCCGTGTTCTGGGGCTGGCTTGCCGACCGCGTGGGGCGCCGCACCGTCTTCCTGACGACCGTGACGCTGGGGGTGGTGTTCGGCCTGGCGGGCGCCTTCGCCCCGGGGGTGACGTGGCTCGTCGTCGCCCGCTTCCTCACGGGTTTCGCCATCGGGGGCACGCTCCCGGTGGACTACGCGATGATGGCGGAGTTCGTGCCGACCGCGTGGCGGGGCCGCTTTCTGGTGTACCTGGAGAGCTTCTGGGCGCTGGGGACGGTCGCGGTCGCCGCCCTCGCGTGGGGGCTGAGCACCGCCTTCGAGCCCGCCGTGGCGTGGCGCTGGCTCCTCGCCCTCGCCGCGCTGCCGGGGGTGGTGGGACTCGTCGCGCGGCTGGGCATCCCCGACTCGCCCCGCTCTCTCCTCGCGCGGGGACGGCAGGGGGCGGCGCGGGCGGCCCTGGAGCGGGTGGCGAGGTCGAACCGGACCGCCCTGCCCGACGCGCCCCTGGCCGTGCCTCCCCCCGCCCCCCGGGTGACGCCCGCCGCGCTGTTTCGTGGGGCGGTGAGCCGCCGCACCGCCTTGCTCGCCCTGATCTGGTTCGGGCTGAGCCTGGGCTACTATGGCATCTTCTCGTGGCTGCCCTCCTACCTGCGGGCGCAGGGGCTCGACCTGGGGGCGGTGTACCGCACCTCCCTGCTCCTCGCCCTCGCGCAGATCCCGGGCTACGTCCTCGCCGCCTACCTCGTGGAAAAGGTCGGCCGCCGCGCCACCCTGGTCGGCTACCTCGCCGCGAGTGCGCTGGGGGCGTACCTCTTCCTGCTGGCAGACACGGCGAACGGCGTGCTGCTGACCTCCGCCGGGCTGTCCTTCGCGCTGCTCGGCGCGTGGGGGGCGTTGTACGCGTACACACCTGAACTCTTCCCGACGCCGCTCAGAACGACGGGCATGGGCTTCGTGAGCGGCATGGCCCGCCTCGCCGGCGTCCTGTCGCCCAGCGTCGGGGCGCTTCTGCTGACCGGGCAGCTCGCGGTCGCGCTCACCCTCTTCGCCGCGTGCTTCGCCGTCGCCGCCGTCTGCGGGTGGGCCATCGGGGTCGAGACGCGCGGGCAACGTCTCCCGGAGGCCGTGGGATGA
- a CDS encoding nicotinate phosphoribosyltransferase codes for MTASPLFTDLYQLTMMQGYFAHGVHAQEAVFDLYFRRLPFHGGYAVWAGLEPALDLLEGLCFSGDDLAYLESLGLFTPDFLEALRGWRFTGRVTAFREGRAVFPHEPLLTVTAPLWEAQLVETALLNTLNFQTLVATKAARCVLAASVSPHGGQVVEFGARRAQGPDGALSATRAAFVGGAVGTSNVEAGRLYGIPVTGTHAHAWVESFPDELAAFRAYAELYPDATTLLLDTVDTLRSGLPNALTVARELRAAGHELKGVRLDSGDLAYLSRSVRAAFDAAGFGDVRIVASNDLSESVIASIIAEGGRVDVYGVGTQLVTAGGEGGGALGGVYKLAALNGVPKMKLTGEPAKSSLPGAKRVWRAADEDGHFALDVLTMGDEPRAGERVSDPTNPLRSIRLPDDLTWQDAREVVMEGGRRTGVPETLPEVQARAREELGRLPAGTLRPLNPHVYRVSLGGDVAALRDRVADSLRAHAG; via the coding sequence ATGACCGCCTCGCCCCTGTTCACCGACCTCTACCAGCTCACGATGATGCAGGGGTACTTCGCACACGGCGTGCACGCGCAGGAGGCGGTCTTCGACCTGTACTTCCGCAGACTGCCTTTCCACGGCGGCTACGCGGTGTGGGCCGGGCTGGAACCCGCCCTCGATCTACTGGAGGGGCTGTGCTTCTCGGGGGACGACCTCGCCTACCTGGAGTCGCTGGGGCTCTTCACGCCCGACTTTCTGGAGGCGCTGCGCGGTTGGCGCTTCACGGGCCGGGTGACCGCCTTCCGCGAGGGCCGGGCCGTCTTCCCGCACGAGCCGCTGCTGACCGTGACCGCGCCGCTGTGGGAGGCGCAACTCGTCGAGACGGCGCTGCTGAACACCCTCAACTTCCAGACCCTCGTGGCGACGAAGGCGGCCCGCTGCGTCCTCGCCGCGTCAGTGAGCCCGCATGGAGGCCAGGTCGTCGAGTTCGGCGCCCGCCGCGCGCAGGGACCGGACGGGGCACTCAGCGCCACCCGCGCGGCCTTTGTCGGAGGGGCGGTCGGCACGAGCAACGTGGAGGCGGGGCGGCTTTACGGCATCCCCGTCACCGGCACCCACGCCCACGCCTGGGTGGAGAGCTTTCCCGACGAACTCGCGGCCTTCCGCGCCTATGCCGAGCTGTACCCGGACGCCACCACCCTGCTTCTCGACACGGTGGACACGCTGCGGAGCGGTTTACCGAACGCCCTGACCGTCGCCCGCGAACTGCGCGCCGCCGGACACGAACTGAAGGGCGTGCGACTTGACAGCGGCGACCTCGCGTACCTGTCGCGGAGTGTGCGGGCGGCCTTCGACGCGGCGGGCTTCGGGGACGTGCGGATCGTGGCGAGCAACGACCTCTCCGAATCCGTCATCGCCTCCATCATCGCGGAGGGCGGGCGGGTGGACGTGTACGGGGTCGGGACCCAGCTCGTCACGGCGGGCGGCGAGGGGGGCGGGGCGCTCGGCGGGGTGTACAAGCTCGCGGCGCTGAACGGCGTGCCCAAGATGAAGCTCACGGGCGAACCCGCCAAGTCGAGCCTGCCGGGAGCGAAACGGGTGTGGCGTGCCGCCGACGAGGACGGCCACTTCGCCCTCGACGTGCTGACCATGGGAGACGAGCCGAGGGCGGGCGAGCGGGTGAGCGACCCCACCAACCCGCTGCGCTCCATCCGTTTGCCGGACGATCTGACCTGGCAGGACGCCCGCGAGGTCGTGATGGAGGGCGGGCGGCGCACCGGGGTCCCGGAGACATTGCCCGAGGTGCAGGCGCGGGCGCGTGAGGAACTGGGCCGCCTTCCTGCCGGGACCCTCCGCCCGCTCAACCCCCACGTCTATCGGGTGAGCCTGGGCGGGGACGTGGCCGCCCTGCGCGACCGGGTGGCCGACTCGCTGCGCGCCCACGCGGGATGA
- a CDS encoding adenylyltransferase/cytidyltransferase family protein, whose protein sequence is MSGEEGYARSAVYVGRFQPPHRAHLGTVLGALEAFPRVLVLLGSANLARSVRNPFTAEERAGMFRAALREAGVERGRVLLRPLADRFNADAWAADVREAAREVLGDPAPALVGFEKDASTAYLRWFPGWERLLTPSVPGLNATDLRATFLTGRPLPEGVPEPVRAFLARFALTPAFKRLQVEWEAVEAARASLPPGAGLHEERWLYVRGEQVWLHTRTGPIGRGLWELPGRVLPPGERPEYPADVVIDHPARALVAPTTAHVYLRPVPDFLPARPVTLAQALVRPRRFHEDHHVLIWRWVGGHLRGDG, encoded by the coding sequence ATGAGCGGGGAAGAGGGCTACGCCCGCTCGGCGGTCTACGTGGGCCGCTTCCAGCCGCCGCACCGGGCGCACCTGGGAACGGTGCTGGGCGCTCTGGAGGCGTTCCCGCGCGTACTCGTCCTGCTGGGCAGCGCGAACCTCGCCCGCTCCGTCCGCAACCCCTTCACGGCGGAGGAGCGGGCCGGGATGTTCCGCGCCGCCCTGCGGGAGGCCGGAGTGGAACGGGGCCGCGTCCTCCTCCGCCCCCTCGCCGACCGCTTCAACGCGGACGCCTGGGCGGCGGACGTGCGGGAGGCGGCGCGCGAGGTGCTGGGTGACCCGGCCCCCGCCCTCGTCGGCTTCGAGAAGGACGCGAGCACGGCCTACCTGCGTTGGTTCCCCGGCTGGGAGCGCCTTCTCACCCCGTCCGTCCCCGGCCTCAACGCGACCGACCTGCGCGCGACGTTCCTGACCGGGCGGCCTCTGCCGGAGGGCGTGCCCGAGCCCGTGCGCGCCTTCCTCGCCCGCTTCGCCCTCACCCCTGCCTTCAAACGGTTGCAGGTCGAGTGGGAGGCGGTGGAGGCGGCCCGCGCGTCCCTTCCCCCCGGCGCCGGGCTCCACGAGGAACGCTGGCTGTACGTCCGGGGGGAGCAGGTGTGGCTCCACACCCGGACCGGACCTATCGGGCGCGGGCTGTGGGAACTGCCGGGGCGTGTCCTCCCACCCGGCGAGCGGCCCGAATATCCCGCCGATGTCGTGATCGACCACCCCGCCCGCGCCCTCGTCGCGCCAACGACCGCGCACGTCTACCTGCGGCCCGTCCCCGACTTCCTGCCTGCGCGGCCGGTCACCCTTGCCCAGGCCCTCGTCCGCCCGCGCCGCTTTCACGAGGACCACCACGTTCTCATCTGGCGTTGGGTTGGCGGTCATCTTCGGGGGGACGGGTAG
- a CDS encoding ferritin-like domain-containing protein, with product MSHDHTDQPATDLTVSRRSALGTLGKFGLGAAAFGLSAPGALAAPAKNIDADVLNFALNLEYLEAAFYLAAVGRLQELRRIGGGAEIRLPAGLDPMMGMQFKDSNTQAFVRDIAEDELQHVKFLSGALGKAAAPRPVLDLAGAFDAAGQAASGGKIKGFNPYANDLFFLHGAFIFEDVGVTAYNGAATLITNPAYLQAAAGILATEAYHAGAIRGALYMRRQELAAAGLYVGQVVQAISNLRGKVGGGKDAGLSNNQGAVIAPTDANGIAYARNTREVLNIVYLAPGAHKGGFYPNGLNGSIK from the coding sequence ATGAGCCACGACCACACCGACCAGCCCGCCACCGACCTCACCGTCAGCCGCCGTTCCGCCCTGGGCACCCTGGGCAAGTTCGGCCTGGGGGCCGCCGCCTTCGGCCTGAGCGCCCCCGGCGCCCTCGCCGCCCCCGCGAAGAACATCGACGCGGACGTGCTGAACTTCGCCCTGAACCTCGAATACCTGGAGGCGGCTTTCTACCTCGCCGCCGTGGGCCGCCTTCAGGAGCTGCGCCGCATCGGCGGAGGCGCCGAGATTCGCCTGCCCGCCGGGCTCGACCCCATGATGGGGATGCAGTTCAAGGACTCCAACACCCAGGCCTTCGTGCGCGACATCGCCGAGGACGAGCTTCAGCACGTCAAGTTCCTGTCCGGCGCCCTGGGCAAGGCCGCCGCGCCGCGCCCCGTCCTCGACCTCGCCGGGGCCTTCGACGCGGCGGGTCAGGCGGCCAGCGGGGGCAAGATCAAGGGCTTCAACCCCTACGCGAACGACCTGTTCTTCCTGCACGGGGCCTTCATCTTCGAGGACGTGGGCGTGACCGCGTACAACGGGGCGGCCACCCTGATCACCAACCCCGCGTACCTCCAGGCGGCGGCGGGCATCCTCGCCACCGAGGCGTACCACGCGGGCGCCATCCGTGGGGCGCTTTACATGAGGCGCCAGGAACTCGCGGCGGCGGGCCTGTACGTCGGGCAGGTCGTCCAGGCCATCAGCAACCTGCGCGGCAAGGTCGGCGGCGGCAAGGATGCGGGCCTGAGCAACAACCAGGGCGCCGTCATCGCCCCCACCGACGCGAACGGGATCGCCTACGCCCGCAACACGCGCGAGGTGCTCAACATCGTCTACCTCGCCCCGGGGGCCCACAAGGGCGGCTTCTACCCCAACGGGCTCAACGGCAGCATCAAGTAA
- a CDS encoding TSUP family transporter, which translates to MNSVLVVLMVGLGALAQGSTGMGFGLLCAPFLIGSYGPAEGVRQVVLLSLVLNAVFLGSEARSARGRDALGLLLPALLVAPLLTLWLRPLDPRVLLVVAGSLTTGSAAVLALGWQPSWLRGWVGAVGAGIVSAAMNVAGGLAGPAAALYAVGAGWPTASVRPTLQLYGLGLNIVTLLSLGLPPLCPPLLAGLVGGVLAGLLLARRLPQRLVRQAILALAALGGVLVVLRGVG; encoded by the coding sequence ATGAACTCGGTGCTGGTCGTCCTGATGGTCGGGCTGGGCGCCCTCGCCCAGGGGTCCACGGGGATGGGGTTCGGCCTCCTGTGCGCCCCGTTCCTGATCGGCAGCTATGGCCCGGCGGAAGGGGTGCGGCAGGTCGTCCTCCTGTCCCTGGTGCTCAACGCCGTCTTTCTGGGGAGCGAGGCCCGCTCTGCCCGGGGCCGTGACGCCCTGGGGTTGTTGCTGCCCGCTCTTCTCGTGGCGCCGCTCCTCACCCTCTGGCTGCGGCCACTCGACCCACGGGTCCTGCTGGTCGTCGCCGGTTCGCTGACGACCGGGAGTGCCGCCGTCCTCGCGCTGGGGTGGCAGCCATCCTGGCTGCGGGGTTGGGTGGGGGCCGTGGGAGCAGGCATCGTGAGCGCGGCTATGAACGTGGCCGGGGGGCTGGCCGGGCCCGCCGCCGCCCTGTACGCGGTGGGGGCGGGTTGGCCGACGGCGAGCGTGCGCCCCACCCTCCAGCTCTACGGCCTCGGGCTCAACATCGTCACGCTGCTGAGCCTGGGTCTGCCGCCCCTGTGCCCACCACTGCTGGCGGGGCTTGTCGGCGGCGTCCTCGCCGGTCTCCTGCTGGCCCGCCGCCTTCCGCAGAGATTGGTCAGACAGGCCATCCTGGCCCTCGCCGCGCTGGGAGGGGTGCTCGTCGTGCTGCGGGGCGTGGGGTGA
- the meaB gene encoding methylmalonyl Co-A mutase-associated GTPase MeaB, with protein MPAGPAADPPHPLAAPLLAGERRALAKAITLAESTRPDHEREAQTLLSQVLPHAGRSVRVGLTGVPGVGKSTFIEALGVRLADAGHRVAVLAVDPSSVRTGGSIMGDKTRMPALTVHEGAFIRPSPSGGTLGGVARRTREAITLCEAAGFDVLLVETVGVGQSETQVAAMTDLFVLLTLPNAGDELQGIKRGIMELADLCVVNKADTNPAAANRAQRELSAALRLLTPHDAPWRPRALQASALTGAGLDEVWAAVEEYRSDPGRVERRRREQTGAWFEELLREAAWRKFRAGVDAERLRALRAEVLAARLTPVQGVRELMGDRKG; from the coding sequence ATGCCCGCCGGACCCGCCGCCGACCCGCCGCACCCCCTCGCCGCGCCCCTCCTCGCCGGGGAGCGCCGCGCCCTCGCCAAAGCGATCACCCTCGCCGAGTCCACCCGGCCCGACCACGAGCGGGAGGCGCAGACGCTCCTCTCGCAGGTCCTGCCCCACGCGGGGCGCAGCGTCCGGGTGGGGCTGACGGGCGTGCCGGGCGTGGGCAAGTCCACATTCATCGAGGCGCTGGGCGTGCGGCTGGCGGACGCGGGGCACCGGGTCGCCGTGCTGGCGGTCGATCCCAGCAGCGTGCGGACGGGCGGCTCGATCATGGGAGACAAGACGCGGATGCCCGCCCTCACGGTGCACGAGGGCGCCTTCATCCGCCCGAGTCCCAGCGGCGGCACGCTGGGCGGGGTGGCGCGGCGCACGCGCGAGGCGATCACCCTCTGCGAGGCGGCGGGCTTCGACGTCCTGTTGGTGGAGACGGTGGGAGTCGGCCAGAGCGAGACGCAGGTGGCAGCGATGACGGACCTCTTCGTGCTGCTGACCCTGCCCAACGCGGGCGACGAACTCCAGGGCATCAAGCGCGGGATCATGGAACTCGCCGACCTGTGCGTGGTGAACAAGGCGGACACGAATCCGGCGGCGGCGAACCGTGCACAGCGGGAACTCTCGGCGGCGCTGCGGCTGCTGACTCCCCACGACGCGCCCTGGCGTCCCCGCGCCCTGCAAGCCTCCGCCCTGACCGGGGCCGGGTTGGACGAGGTGTGGGCGGCGGTGGAGGAGTACCGCTCGGACCCGGGGCGGGTGGAACGCCGCCGCCGGGAGCAGACGGGGGCGTGGTTCGAGGAGTTGCTGCGGGAGGCGGCGTGGCGCAAGTTTCGGGCCGGGGTGGACGCCGAGCGGCTGCGGGCGCTGCGGGCGGAGGTGCTGGCGGCCAGGCTGACCCCGGTGCAGGGGGTGCGGGAGTTGATGGGCGACAGGAAGGGATGA
- a CDS encoding type I phosphoribosyltransferase has translation MLYRAGVTLDVMRRDGHTAFRNGLHGDGWLEKGEVTRDPARLDTLAATQAGQIARAFPGATLVVGASQCGAVLAAFVARHLGLPVAFLNVEGEGAFFHRMHVPEPGERVVLAEDLICTCQDARVLVRSLRERGHEVLGLSAWAVRDGAALPEVPVTTLAAHPYRTFAAEACRLCAGGEGLAWGGVRE, from the coding sequence ATGCTCTACCGCGCGGGCGTGACTCTCGACGTGATGCGGCGCGACGGACACACCGCTTTCCGAAACGGCCTGCACGGCGACGGCTGGCTGGAGAAGGGGGAGGTGACCCGCGACCCGGCCAGGCTGGACACGCTGGCGGCGACGCAGGCGGGGCAGATCGCGCGGGCCTTTCCGGGAGCGACCCTCGTCGTCGGGGCGAGCCAGTGCGGCGCGGTGCTCGCGGCCTTCGTCGCCCGGCACCTGGGATTGCCCGTCGCCTTTCTCAACGTGGAGGGGGAGGGGGCCTTCTTCCACCGGATGCACGTCCCGGAGCCGGGCGAGAGGGTGGTTCTCGCAGAAGACCTGATCTGCACGTGCCAGGACGCCCGCGTCCTCGTCCGCTCGCTGCGGGAGCGGGGGCACGAGGTCCTGGGGCTGAGCGCCTGGGCGGTGCGTGATGGGGCTGCCCTGCCGGAGGTGCCCGTGACTACCCTCGCCGCACATCCCTACCGAACTTTCGCGGCAGAAGCGTGCCGGTTGTGTGCGGGCGGAGAGGGATTGGCGTGGGGAGGCGTCCGGGAGTAG
- a CDS encoding aspartate 1-decarboxylase, whose product MFRGRVHRANVTQADPDDVGSVIIAAHGNSSEEARTLEPRVVLVDTKNRGLNL is encoded by the coding sequence ATGTTCAGGGGCAGGGTTCACCGCGCGAACGTCACCCAGGCGGACCCCGACGATGTGGGGAGCGTGATCATCGCCGCCCACGGCAACTCCAGCGAGGAGGCCCGTACCCTGGAACCCCGCGTCGTCCTCGTGGACACGAAAAACCGGGGGCTCAACCTCTGA
- a CDS encoding Rqc2 family fibronectin-binding protein encodes MEGLMLARVLRDLSKHLPARTLGWAFPDETTAALLLDGLGNLVLSYRPPQPVVFLSRERLRGEPHNGFQRYLANRVRGDLLKAEQLKLDRVFALHFAGETGFVDQPPNRLLFEVTGRNANLLVLEAGGGFEGRIVLAAREITGSRNRFRTVRTGGIYTPPPPYEKLDPRTVTEEDARSLASLPIGRWRDRVDGLGLLLGAELVRRAGLSADEAPGDHWREALAALRSLVEDPTVSEGTMREGAREAARAEKAAQLRKALREPLEKRLTLVTNQLADVARAEAGLDSAAQDRTEADLLMAYAHTVEGGAPSALLPAFDGSGEVPVSLDPQLSAVQNAEKRYARARRREEVYERLAGREPTLLAELEEARERLAQLDAASLEELEALSQTLQAERPEKSPYGLRFTTPGGFEALVGRNNKENATLTHRVGRSLDYWFHAQGYPGSHVLVRTGGKDLALPDILYAARLAATHSKARGSSNVPVDYTRVKFVWRPRGAPAGQVHYTDQKTVFVDGTLPEESAAAG; translated from the coding sequence ATGGAAGGGCTGATGCTCGCGCGGGTGCTGCGGGACCTGTCAAAGCACCTCCCCGCCCGCACGCTGGGCTGGGCCTTCCCCGACGAGACGACCGCCGCGCTGCTGCTCGACGGCCTTGGAAACCTCGTGCTCTCGTACCGACCGCCGCAGCCCGTCGTCTTCCTGTCGCGCGAGCGGCTACGGGGCGAGCCGCACAACGGGTTCCAGCGGTACCTGGCGAACCGGGTGCGCGGGGACCTGTTGAAAGCCGAGCAGCTCAAGCTCGACCGGGTGTTCGCGCTGCACTTCGCGGGTGAGACGGGCTTCGTGGACCAGCCGCCCAACCGGCTCCTCTTCGAGGTCACGGGCCGCAACGCCAACCTCCTCGTGCTGGAGGCGGGCGGGGGTTTCGAGGGCCGGATCGTCCTCGCCGCCCGCGAGATCACCGGGAGCCGCAACCGCTTCCGCACCGTGCGGACGGGCGGGATTTACACGCCGCCGCCCCCCTACGAGAAGCTCGACCCGCGCACGGTGACCGAGGAGGACGCCCGCTCTCTCGCCTCCCTCCCCATCGGCAGGTGGCGGGATCGGGTGGACGGGCTGGGGCTGCTGCTCGGCGCCGAACTCGTCCGCCGCGCCGGACTCTCAGCGGACGAGGCGCCGGGGGACCACTGGCGGGAGGCGCTGGCGGCCCTGCGTTCCCTGGTGGAGGACCCCACCGTCAGCGAGGGGACGATGCGGGAGGGGGCGCGCGAGGCGGCGCGGGCGGAGAAGGCGGCCCAGCTTCGCAAAGCCCTGCGCGAGCCCCTGGAAAAGCGGCTCACCCTCGTCACCAACCAGCTCGCCGACGTGGCCCGCGCGGAGGCGGGGCTGGACAGCGCGGCACAGGACCGCACGGAGGCCGACCTGCTGATGGCCTACGCGCACACGGTGGAAGGCGGCGCCCCTTCCGCCCTGCTGCCCGCCTTCGACGGGAGCGGCGAGGTGCCCGTCTCGCTCGACCCGCAGCTTTCCGCCGTGCAGAACGCCGAGAAACGCTACGCCCGCGCCCGCCGCCGCGAGGAGGTGTACGAGCGGTTGGCGGGGCGCGAGCCTACCCTGCTCGCGGAGCTGGAGGAGGCCCGCGAACGCCTCGCGCAACTCGACGCGGCGAGCCTGGAGGAGTTGGAGGCGCTCTCGCAGACCCTTCAGGCCGAGCGGCCCGAGAAGAGCCCGTACGGCCTCCGCTTCACCACACCGGGCGGCTTCGAGGCGCTGGTGGGGCGCAACAACAAGGAGAACGCGACCCTGACGCACCGCGTCGGGCGCAGCCTCGACTACTGGTTCCACGCACAGGGCTACCCCGGCAGCCACGTCCTCGTGCGGACGGGGGGCAAGGACCTCGCCCTGCCCGACATCCTGTACGCCGCGCGCCTGGCTGCCACCCACTCCAAGGCGCGGGGGAGCAGCAACGTCCCGGTGGACTACACCCGGGTCAAGTTCGTGTGGCGGCCCAGGGGAGCCCCCGCCGGGCAGGTCCACTACACCGACCAGAAGACGGTCTTCGTGGACGGCACGCTGCCCGAGGAGAGCGCGGCGGCGGGGTGA